In one Trichlorobacter lovleyi SZ genomic region, the following are encoded:
- the holA gene encoding DNA polymerase III subunit delta → MTEQELEKQLQTGSFSAVYFFYGEEPFLVERAGRRVMEKAVDPAMKDFNLNIYYGADCKGTEILDTSQTLPMFAERRVVVVRQADKLPAATQEGLLPYLANPCPETCLLFLAAKPDLRRKFFSELKKQPGTLEFKKLYDNKLGPFINAEAAVHGKKIDGAGAEMLGFMVGNNLQELVSQIEKAALYVGSRPVIGVEDVKAIVSQSKSFTAFELARFMGEKNLAKALATLQAMLQNGEEAVMILGALASHFRRIWRIRELLDQKMPPADIGKQLKIHQFFLGEQVTQAKKYPVTELEALFERLYRGDVGVKTGSSAATVLQGLVYDACAGTVAGMAR, encoded by the coding sequence ATGACTGAACAGGAACTTGAAAAACAACTTCAGACCGGCAGCTTTTCAGCGGTCTATTTCTTTTATGGTGAAGAGCCGTTTCTGGTTGAGCGGGCTGGTCGTCGTGTCATGGAGAAGGCGGTTGATCCTGCCATGAAAGATTTTAACCTGAACATCTATTACGGTGCGGATTGCAAAGGGACCGAGATCCTTGATACCTCCCAGACATTACCGATGTTTGCAGAACGCCGGGTGGTGGTGGTCAGGCAGGCTGACAAGCTGCCGGCAGCAACCCAGGAGGGGCTGCTGCCCTATCTGGCCAATCCCTGTCCGGAAACCTGCCTGCTGTTCCTGGCTGCCAAACCTGATCTGCGCCGCAAATTTTTTTCCGAGCTCAAGAAACAGCCCGGTACGCTGGAATTTAAGAAGCTGTATGACAATAAACTGGGGCCGTTTATCAATGCTGAGGCTGCGGTGCATGGCAAGAAGATAGATGGGGCAGGAGCCGAGATGCTGGGCTTCATGGTGGGTAACAATCTACAGGAGCTGGTTTCACAGATTGAGAAGGCTGCCCTGTATGTTGGTAGTCGTCCGGTGATCGGGGTTGAGGATGTCAAGGCAATCGTCAGCCAAAGCAAGTCATTTACCGCCTTTGAGCTGGCCAGATTCATGGGGGAAAAGAATCTGGCAAAGGCATTGGCTACCTTGCAAGCCATGTTGCAAAATGGTGAAGAGGCGGTCATGATCCTGGGGGCTCTGGCCAGTCATTTTCGCAGGATCTGGCGGATCCGGGAACTGCTGGATCAGAAGATGCCCCCTGCTGATATCGGCAAGCAACTCAAGATCCACCAGTTTTTTCTGGGTGAACAGGTCACCCAGGCTAAAAAATATCCGGTGACTGAGCTGGAGGCCCTGTTTGAGCGGTTGTACCGGGGGGATGTCGGGGTCAAGACCGGCTCCTCAGCAGCAACGGTTCTGCAAGGACTGGTCTATGACGCCTGTGCCGGGACAGTGGCCGGTATGGCTCGTTGA